The following proteins come from a genomic window of Dreissena polymorpha isolate Duluth1 chromosome 1, UMN_Dpol_1.0, whole genome shotgun sequence:
- the LOC127867110 gene encoding piggyBac transposable element-derived protein 4-like has translation MAQPDIPTDLRWQDTTEEEMRGFLAINILTGINQLPNAEMFWSSNPFINNAGITNTMKCNRFQKLVQYFHVADWSTEPGRGEPGYDKLFKLRPVMESVSRTFQDIYTLNKEVPIDEAMIAFTDRISFRQYMPAKPIKRGIKVWMLCDARTAFLARFEVYLGRQNNQTEHGLGHNVVMRLVDHIYHSFCWLFFDNFFTGIPLMKELLEKGLYAWGTVRINRKGFPSQLKKPAEVQQRGDFKIMQMGGTNLTATVWKDTRLVHHLFMLKPYRHFTCTVTMWSQRPAATVATQCERLQH, from the coding sequence ATGGCACAGCCGGACATACCAACAGACCTTAGATGGCAGGACACAACTGAAGAAGAGATGAGGGGATTCCTGGCCATCAACATCCTGACGGGAATCAACCAGCTCCCCAATGCCGAGATGTTCTGGTCGTCCAATCCCTTCATCAACAATGCTGGAATCACCAACACCATGAAATGCAACAGGTTTCAGAAGCTGGTGCAGTACTTCCATGTTGCGGACTGGTCGACTGAGCCAGGAAGGGGAGAGCCCGGGTACGACAAACTCTTCAAGCTGCGACCTGTCATGGAGAGCGTCAGCCGGACATTCCAGGACATCTACACGCTCAACAAGGAGGTCCCCATTGACGAGGCCATGATTGCGTTTACCGACCGCATCAGCTTTAGACAGTATATGCCCGCCAAGCCGATCAAGAGGGGAATCAAGGTGTGGATGCTCTGCGATGCCAGGACAGCCTTCCTTGCTCGTTTTGAGGTATACCTGGGGAGACAGAATAACCAGACGGAACATGGACTTGGCCACAACGTTGTGATGAGGCTAGTGGACCACATCTACCACTCCTTCTGCTGGTTATTCTTCGACAACTTCTTCACAGGTATACCTCTCATGAAGGAACTCCTGGAGAAGGGCCTCTACGCCTGGGGGACTGTCAGGATCAACAGGAAGGGATTCCCGAGCCAGTTGAAGAAACCAGCAGAGGTACAACAGCGCGGAGACTTCAAGATCATGCAGATGGGCGGCACCAACCTGACTGCCACTGTGTGGAAGGACACGCGACTTGTTCACCACTTGTTCATGTTGAAACCCTACCGTCATTTTACCTGTACAGTGACGATGTGGAGTCAACGTCCTGCAGCTACAGTCGCCACACAGTGTGAACGTCTACAACATTAA
- the LOC127867061 gene encoding zinc finger protein 862-like, producing the protein MIRSKKRPFPVSGKSVITNFLVRINNEPSLSESSISERESVQDVASDRETSQPPTKRSKQRASGFDSSWKKDFPWVTEVEGGMMCSLCIRHMCRPARSAIGSAPWVDVPCTWIARDSLNRHQRTETHSQAKLLEANRLAPRNLVGQLEEMGCLQKSARIAAFKNLYWLMKQEVPHTTNYLPLNDLVKLQGCSILANMNQGQNNKGESQRFVQEAVLAMGNIIRQDILTQAIDSPWYTIMVDETTDISVISEMTVYIRFLKDGRSQTRFLSILPLNDCKAETITSSLTTHLRELHLPLDRMCAFGSDGAPVMVGSKNGVAAQLRKLVPHLINNHCVAHRLALAAGQAANGLTYMLKFKDIIGDLYRFYAKSAVRKRGLHEIQELLQEPDLKLVEAKDVRWLSHDKATTTLRRCLPSVYKSLEREAEERNDARAAGLAKFSQNYQFVLTLHMMCDVLPHLSDLSKAMQAKDAIYTCIKPLVLGTLAILQGLLNTPGEHFQAAPDRVALLHADGFGITVPTEEQVQHFSDKLYRPFVQQLMSNIEERFPDLPLLQLFEAFNTTKFPTGDMGNHGEQDIKKLADHFNLPVDATLHNWRQVRGSLQGTEKKAEEAMEWVTIHLRNSHDQLYKLAAVGLLLPTSTADCERGFSTMKRIKTENRARMKSAVLNALMTVSIEGPDIEAVDFGKMVDAWHQEKPRRTVF; encoded by the exons ATGATTAGGTCTAAGAAACGACCATTCCCTGTCTCTGGCAAATCTGTGATAACTAATTTCTTGGTCAGGATTAATAATGAACCGTCGCTGTCAGAGAGTTCAATAAGTGAACGTGAAAGTGTCCAGGACGTAGCAAGTGATCGTGAGACTTCCCAACCACCAACAAAGCGGTCCAAGCAGCGTGCCAGTGGGTTTGATAGTAGTTGGAAGAaagattttccatgggtcacagaAGTTGAAGGAG gTATGATGTGCTCTTTGTGCATTCGTCACATGTGCAGACCTGCGCGTTCAGCAATCGGTAGTGCCCCGTGGGTAGATGTGCCTTGCACTTGGATAGCAAGGGACTCACTTAATCGCCATCAGAGGACAGAGACCCACTCCCAGGCCAAACTTCTGGAGGCAAACCGCCTGGCTCCAAGAAATCTGGTGGGGCAGCTTGAAGAGATGGGCTGTCTACAGAAAAGTGCTAGGATCGCAGCATTCAAGAATTTGTACTGGTTGATGAAGCAGGAAGTTCCTCACACAACAAACTACCTCCCTCTTAATGATCTTG TGAAGCTCCAAGGCTGCTCCATCCTGGCTAACATGAACCAGGGTCAGAACAACAAAGGTGAATCTCAGCGCTTTGTACAGGAAGCGGTTCTGGCCATGGGCAACATCATTCGGCAGGACATCCTGACCCAGGCCATCGACTCCCCATGGTACACCATCATGGTGGATGAGACAACAGATATATCTGTTATCAGTGAGATGACAGTATATATAAG GTTCCTGAAAGATGGCAGGAGCCAGACAAGATTCCTGTCAATACTGCCACTAAACGACTGCAAGGCAGAGACCATCACTTCAAGTCTCACAACACACCTTAGAGAGCTCCATCTGCCACTCGATCGTATGTGTGCCTTCGGCAGCGATGGTGCCCCTGTTATGGTGGGTTCAAAAAATGGTGTCGCTGCCCAGTTGAGGAAACTTGTACCGCACCTCATAAACAACCATTGTGTGGCTCACCGTCTCGCCCTGGCAGCCGGACAAGCAGCAAATGGATTGACATACATGCTCAAGTTTAAGGACATCATAGGAGACTTGTATCGTTTCTACGCAAAGAGTGCTGTGCGAAAGCGGGGATTACACGAGATTCAA GAGTTACTCCAGGAGCCAGATCTCAAGCTTGTGGAGGCGAAGGATGTGCGTTGGCTGTCACATGACAAGGCGACCACTACCCTGAGGAGGTGCCTTCCCTCTGTGTACAAAAGCTTGGAGCGTGAGGCTGAAGAAAGAAACGATGCAAGGGCAGCTGGTCTCGCAAAATTCTCTCAGAACTACCAGTTTGTGCTGACACTGCACATGATGTGTGACGTGCTTCCACATCTTTCTGATCTATCCAAGGCAATGCAg GCAAAAGATGCAATctacacatgcatcaagcctctAGTCCTTGGAACTCTGGCCATTCTTCAGGGCCTCTTGAATACCCCAGGAGAACACTTCCAGGCAGCCCCCGATAGAGTGGCCCTTCTCCATGCAGATGGCTTTGGCATCACTGTGCCCACTGAAGAGCAGGTCCAGCATTTCAGTGACAAG TTGTACCGGCCTTTTGTGCAGCAGCTGATGTCCAACATAGAAGAGCGATTTCCAGACTTGCCATTGCTGCAGCTCTTCGAGGCTTTCAACACCACCAAGTTCCCCACTGGAGATATGGGCAACCATGGCGAACAGGACATCAAG aaACTGGCTGACCACTTCAACCTTCCCGTTGACGCAACACTGCACAACTGGAGGCAGGTTCGAGGCAGCCTACAGGGCACAGAGAAGAAGGCTGAAGAGGCAATGGAGTGGGTGACCATCCATTTGCGTAATAGCCACGACCAGCTCTACAAGCTGGCAGCCGTTGGCCTGCTCCTCCCTACATCTACAGCTG aCTGCGAGAGGGGATTCAGCACGATGAAAAGGATAAAGACGGAAAATCGTGCTCGCATGAAGTCTGCTGTCCTCAATGCACTGATGACGGTCAGCATTGAAGGGCCAGACATTGAGGCAGTAGACTTCGGGAAAATGGTGGATGCCTGGCACCAGGAGAAGCCTCGCAGAACAGTGTTTTGA